One segment of Ipomoea triloba cultivar NCNSP0323 chromosome 12, ASM357664v1 DNA contains the following:
- the LOC116000169 gene encoding serine-threonine kinase receptor-associated protein-like, with translation MEKKKVVVPLVCHGHSRPVVDLFYSPVTPDGVFLISASKDSKPMLRNGETGDWIGTFEGHKGAVWSCCLDTNALRAASGSADFSAKIWDALTGDELHSFEHKHIVRACVFSEDTNFLLTGGVEKILRIYDLNRPDAPPREVAKSPGSVRAVSWLHSDQTILSSCTDMGGVRLWDVRTGDIVRTLETKSPVTSAEVSQDGRYITTADGFSVKFWDANHFGLVKSYNMPCTVESATLEPKYGFKFVAGGEDMWVRVFDFHTGEELACNKGHHGPVHCVRFAPTGESYASGSEDGTIRIWQTGPLTNDDTDAITANGKVKVSAEEVSRKIEGFHIADEAKPREEEVSGSP, from the exons atggagaagaagaaagtggTGGTGCCTTTGGTTTGCCATGGACATTCGCGGCCCGTGGTTGATTTGTTCTATAGTCCTGTAACCCCTGATGGGGTCTTCCTCATTAGTGCTAGCAAGG ATTCCAAGCCCATGCTTAGAAATGGTGAGACTGGAGATTGGATTGGGACATTCGAAGGGCACAAGGGTGCAGTGTGGAGTTGCTGCTTGGACACCAATGCTTTGCGTGCTGCATCCGGTTCTGCAGACTTTTCTGC GAAAATTTGGGATGCATTGACCGGTGATGAACTGCACTCATTTGAGCACAAACATATTGTTCGAGCTTGTGTTTTCTCGGAG GATACTAATTTTCTATTAACTGGTGGAGTTGAGAAAATTCTTCGAATATATGATCTGAACCGTCCAGATGCACCTCCTAGAGAAGTGGCTAAGTCTCCAGGCTCAGTGAGAGCCGTCTCATGGCTCCACAGTGATCAAACAATATTAAGTTCTTGTACTGATATGGGAGGTGttag ATTATGGGATGTAAGAACTGGCGACATAGTCCGCACACTTGAGACAAAATCACCTGTAACTAGTGCTGAAGTGAGCCAAGATGGTCGTTATATAACTACTGCTGATGGGTTCAGTGTTAAGTTTTGGGATGCTAATCA CTTTGGATTGGTGAAGAGTTACAACATGCCATGTACGGTGGAGTCTGCTACTTTGGAACCAAAATATGGATTCAAATTTGTTGCTGGGGGAGAAGACATGTGGGTTCGTGTATTTGATTTCCATACTGGTGAAGAACTTG CATGCAACAAGGGTCACCATGGTCCGGTGCATTGCGTGCGCTTTGCGCCAACTGGGGAATCATATGCCTCGGGATCCGAAGACGGAACCATCAGAATATGGCAGACAGGCCCCTTAACGAATGATGACACTGATGCAATCACAGCAAACGGAAAAGTGAAGGTCTCTGCAGAAGAAGTTTCGCGCAAAATCGAGGGCTTCCACATTGCAGATGAGGCGAAACCGAGAGAGGAGGAGGTTTCAGGGAGTCCCTAA